CTACTAAACTACTCATCTTTCGCCACTCCTGATCTTTCCAAAAGAGCATGAAAAAGCTATAAGTAGCCCCAAAAATTACAATTTTAAAATTTTCTTTTCACAAATTTAACTTGACATTTTATGTTTTGTTTTCTATATTCAACGTTCGAATTAGCACTCTTTAACGGTGAGTGCTAATAAAAATCTAAACTTATATGGAGGTTTATAAATGAACATTAAGCCGTTGGGTGATCGCGTGATCATCGAAGCTATGGAACCTGAGGAAAAGAAACAGGGCGGAATCATCATTCCCGATACTGCTAAAGAAAAGCCTCAGGAAGGCGAAGTTGTCGCCGTTGGACCGGGAAAAGTAAATGAAGCCGGGAACAAGGTTGCTATGGAAGTTAAAAAAGGTGACAAAGTCCTTTACGGAAAATACTCCGGCACGGATGTTACTGTTGATGGTAACGATTATTTAATTATGAAAGAAAGCGATATTTTAGCAATTATATAATTTTAACACAACTAATCCCGAAATAAGCAAGGAGGTATTTTAAATATGTCTTCAAAAATAATCGATTTTGGTTCGGACGCCCGCTCTTCGTTGAAAAAGGGTCTCGATCAGCTCTCTGAAGCTGTAAAGGTCACTTTAGGGCCAAAAGGTAGAAACGTCATCATTGATAAAAAATTTGGTGCACCAACCATAACAAAAGATGGTGTTACGGTTGCCAAAGAAGTTGAATTGGAAGACCCCATTGAAAATATGGGTGCTCAAATGGTTAAAGAAGTTGCTTCTAAAACCAGCGATATTGCCGGTGACGGAACGACAACCGCGACCATTTTAGCTCAATCTATTTTTAACGAAGGATTGAAAAACGTAACTGCAGGCTCAAATCCAACTCATTTGAAGCGCGGCATTGACAAAGCAGTGAAGGCCGTTGTTGAAGAGCTTCAGAAGCTCAGTAAACCGGTTGGCGGCAAAGCTGAAATTGGCCAGGTCGGCTCTATTTCGGCGAACAACGACGTGTCTATCGGTGACTTGATCGCGGAAGCAATGGAAAAAGTTGGTAAAGACGGCGTTATCACTGTTGAAGAAGCCAAGAGCACGGAAACAAACCTCGAAGTCGTTGAGGGTATGCAGTTTGACCGCGGTTATCTGTCTCCTTATTTTGTAACCAATCCCGACTCAATGGAAGTTGAATTGGAAGAGCCGATGATCCTCATTCACGACAAGAAAATCAGTGTCATGAAAGACTTGCTGCCAATCCTGGAAAAAGTTGCCCAGACGGGCAAACCCTTCCTTATCATTTC
This sequence is a window from candidate division KSB1 bacterium. Protein-coding genes within it:
- the groES gene encoding co-chaperone GroES, whose protein sequence is MNIKPLGDRVIIEAMEPEEKKQGGIIIPDTAKEKPQEGEVVAVGPGKVNEAGNKVAMEVKKGDKVLYGKYSGTDVTVDGNDYLIMKESDILAII